From the genome of Streptomyces sp. S4.7:
GGCAGCACGCTGCACAAACGCGTTTTTGTACTCGCCCCGTAATCCGCTAGAGTTCACCACGTCGCCCGGCCGCGAGTTGAGGACCGGGAAACGGCACGCGGACGTAGCTCAGTTGGTAGAGCGCAACCTTGCCAAGGTTGAGGTCGCCAGTTCGAACCTGGTCGTCCGCTCGAGTTGGGGGATCAATTCCCGGCCCCCGCACTCCTGGTGGAGTGGCCGAGAGGCGAGGCAACGGCCTGCAAAGCCGTCTACACGGGTTCGAATCCCGTCTCCACCTCCAAGGACGATTAGCTCAGCGGGAGAGCGCTTCCCTGACACGGAAGAGGTCACTGGTTCAATCCCAGTATCGTCCACTGGATCCATCTGGATTCCCGCGCGATTAGCTCAGCGGGAGAGCGCTTCCCTGACACGGAAGAGGTCACTGGTTCAATCCCAGTATCGCGCACGCAGTACACACGCGGGGTCACCCTGCGCGATTAGCTCAGCGGGAGAGCGCTTCCCTGACACGGAAGAGGTCACTGGTTCAATCCCAGTATCGCGCACAGCCCGAAGCCCCCGGCCCGACAAGGCCGGGGGCTTCGTCGTGTGTGCGGAGTGCTCAGGACGAGAAGAGCATCCGGCCGAAGCCCTTCTGGCGGTGGTGACCGCCGTGGTGACCGCCGTGCGGCGCGCCCCACGCGGGAGCGGGCGCGGCGGCGGGGTAGCCGCCGGGGGCCGCGGGCGGGGGCGGGGCCTGCTGTCCCCACTGCGCCTCAAGACGGGTCAGGGACTCCAGCTCGCCGTAGTCGAGGAAGATCCCGCGGCAGCCGCTGCACTGCTCTATCTGGACACCGTTGCGGTTGTACGTATGCATCGCTGCATGGCACTTGGGGCACTGCATGGGTCGGGTCAGCTCCTCGCCGGTCGGTCGGCATCGCCGGAATGCCTCCCGACGACGGTGAGTTCACCCTACGACGAGGGTCCCGCCGCCAACTCCGTTGGCAGTGTGGCAATTCGGGCACAGGTCTCGATCATCGCCCCCTCCACCTCGTCCGGTTCACGGCTCTGTTCGGCCGCTTTCGCGACGGCGAGCGCGGCGGTCTGGACGCTGAGGGCGCGGGCGGGGACGTCGAGCCGGGGCCAGGGGTCTCCGTCGGCCGGTACGGCGGGCCCGCCGGCCGTCCGGTAGGCGCCGAGGAAGCGCTGCCACTCGTCGGGGGCCAGCAGTCCGGCGGCGTACCAGGCGGCCGGGCGGGCCAAGTCCCAGGCGGCGTCGCCGAGTCCGAGGTCGTCCACGTCGATCAGCAGCCAGGGGCCGTTGGTCGCGGGGTGCCGCACGAGCTGGCCGAGGTGGAGGTCGCCGTGGCACAGGGAGCCGCCGACGGGTGCGGGCGCCTCGTCCCTCGCCCAGGCGGGCAGCCCCGACCAGGCGCGCTCGACATCGGCGGCGGCGGTGTGGGGTCCGGCGGCCCGCATCCGGGAGAGGGCCTGTGCGGCCCTGAGCGGGCCGCGCGTGGGCGGAAGGGACAGCGGGGCGAGGGCGGCGGGCGGTACGGCGTGCAGCAGGGCCAGCAGGGCCCCCGCCGCCTCCCAGGGCGCGTCGTCGGGCCGGTCGGGGTCCACGGGGGTGCCGTAGGGCCAGACGGTGACGGGGCGGCCCGCGATGTGCGGGGTGGCCGCGGGGAGCGGTGGGAGCAGGATGCCGGCGAGCAGCGGATGCGCGGCCACGGAGAGCCGGGCGCGGTGTCCCGCCGGGTCGGTGCCGGGGGCGTGGGCCTTGGCGACGGCGGCCCCGTGCCGTACGACCACACCGTCGGACCGGTCGGCCAGGACGGTCTCCTCGCCCCCGCAGGCGTGGCAGGCCGGCGACGGCGCGGCCGGGGGGCCGGTGTCCGGGTGGGCGGCGTGCCGGGCGGCGCGGGTGAGCGCGCGTACGACGGAAGTGGTCGAGGCTGCGCTCGCGGATGTGGTCACGGCGGTGTCCCCCGGTGCGGTGTGTTCCCGCCGGGAGCCTACGCGGCAGGGGCGGGGAACGGCCCGGAAAGGTCCGGGAAACGGGTCCGGACAGCGCGATGGCCGGTCAGCTCCCCAGCTGACCGGCCAAACGCTGCCGTCCGCCGCACCCCCGTCCCCACGGGGTTGTTGGCCGGATGTCGGAGGTTCGGGCCGCTCTCCCGAACCTGGGACGCCGCTCAGCGCCCCAGCATCACGCCCACGGACGACGCTTGTGTGACCACTGCTTCCCAGCCGCCGAATACGACGACCAGCAGGGCCGCGAGAGGGAGGACCATGGCTGTGGCCACCAGGGGGTGACGCGAACCCGAGTTCCGCCCGCCGAACGCGTCGAACGCCCTGCGTCCCTGCGTGCGGGTCATCGCTCGCGATGCCGTGTCGGCCATGGTCCTTCTCCTGTCGTGTCTGGCAGCGGCGAGTGTCTGACCTCGGGGGACGAGTGCTGCACTCGCCGCTTGACAACAACATTAGGTACGCGACGGGCCCGGGTCGTCATGCCCGCGTACCGATTGCCGGGCCTCCCGGAGGATGAGCGGTACCCCCGTCACGTACTCCCCTGGGTGGAGAGTGGGTCCTCGCCCTTGGGGACATCCCGGAGGGGACGCTCCGAGAGGTCCTCCCTGGGCACTGGTTGTTCGACCAGAGCGAGCACGCGCGTGGCCATGAAGCGCGCCGTGCGCACCACCGAGCCGTTGCGGGTGACTTCACTCACTTCCACCACTCCTCGACGCACCGCCGTCTCCACCCGGCGGCCTGCCCGACTTGCCACGACTTCGTACGTACGCGTCGTGTCACCCGCGTCCACCACTATCTCCACGCGGTCACCCTTCATTGATCCAATCCCCCTTCTGCGACCGACCATTGAGATCTCGCACGGGCCCGAGGACCTTGGATCCGCGGTCCTCTGACCACCCCTCAAGTTTCTCACCCGGCACTGACAATCGATCGGTTCGTGAGGGCGCGGCCTATGAGCGCCCCGGGGCGCGGGTACGTAAGCTGTGCCACGTCACACGGACGACCGGGCAGCGGGGATGGACATGGCGATGATGCGGCTCCGGCGCGAGGACCCGCGTGTCGTCGGTTCGTTCAGGCTGCACAGGCGGCTGGGCCAGGGCGGCATGGGCGTGGTGTATCTGGGTTCCGACCGGCGTGGCCAGCGGGTCGCGCTGAAGGTGATCAGACCCGATCTCGCCGAGGACCAGGAGTTCCGTTCGCGGTTCGCCCGTGAGGTCTCGGCGGCCCGGCGGATCAGGGGCGGCTGTACGGCCCGGCTGGTGGCCGCCGATCTCGACGCGGACCGGCCGTGGTTCGCCACCCAGTACGTTCCGGGGCCCTCGCTGCACGACAAGGTGGCCGAGGACGGGCCACTGTCGGCCGCCGAGGTCGCCTCCGTGGGAGCCGCGCTCTCCGAGGGGCTGCTGGCGGTGCACGAGGCGGGGGTCGTCCACCGCGATCTGAAGCCGTCGAACATCCTGCTCTCTCCCAAGGGCCCGCGCATCATCGACTTCGGGATCGCCTGGGCGACCGGGGCGAGCACCCTCACGCACGTCGGTACGGCTGTCGGATCGCCAGGCTTCCTGGCGCCCGAGCAGGTGCGCGGCGCGGCGGTGACCCCGTCGACCGACGTCTTCGCGCTCGGCGCGACGCTGGCCTATGCGGCGACGGCCGACTCGCCCTTCGGGCACGGCAGTTCGGAAGTCATGCTGTACCGCGTGGTGCACGAGGAGGCGCAGCTGTACGGGGTTCCGGACGCGCTCGCGCCGCTGGTGCGGGCCTGTCTGGCCAAGGACCCCGAGGAGCGGCCGAGCACGCTCCAGCTCTCGATGCGGCTCAAGGAGATCGCGGCGCGGGAGGCCCAGGGGCTGCCGGACGGCCGGCCGCCCGTGCAGCGGGAGCGGAGCCGGCAGGACGTGCCGACGGGGCGGATGCCGGAGCGTACGGCGCGGATGCCGCAGCGGACCGAGCGGCCGGACCGGTCCACCCAGGGCCGTACGGCGGGCGGGCCGGACTCGCGTGCACAGGGCTCCCGCGGCTCGGCGCCGCGCACGGGTGGCGGCGGGCGCCCGCCGCGGCCCCGTGACAGCTCGCGTACGGGTTCACGTACCGGTGGACGTCAGGGCAGCAGGCCCGGCGCGCGTACGACGTCGGGTGGACGGGGCGGGCGCAGGCCGGCCAATCCGCGTCTGCTGCGGCAGCGGCTGATCGTGTTCGTGGTGGTGACGCTGGTCGTCGCACTGGGGATCGCGGCGGCGCAGCAGTTGTAGGAGCCGGTCAGGCCCGGGGCCGCGTCATGTAGAAGGCGACGGCCGAGGTGGCGGCGACGTTGAGGGAGTCGACGCCCGCGTCCATCGGGATGCTCACCCGCACGTCGGCCGCGGCGAGGGCACCGGCGCTCAGCCCGTCGCCCTCGGTGCCGAAGAGGAGCGCCAGTCTGTCGTGGCGGCGCCCGGCGAGTTCGTCGAGGGTGATCGAGTTCGCGTCCAGGCACAGGGCCGCGGTGACGAATCCCGCCTCGTTCAGCAGGTGCGCGTCCTTCGGCCAGGACTCCAGCCGGGTCCAGGGGACTTGGAGGACGGCGCCCATCGAGACCTTCACGGCCCGCCGGTAGAGCGGGTCGGCGCAGCGCGGGGTGAGGAGTACGGCGTCGACGCCGAGCGCGGCCGCGTTGCGGAAGGCGGCGCCGAGATTGGCGTGGTCGACCATGTCCTCGAAGACGACGGCGCGGCGTGCCTTCCTCAGGAGGTCGGCGGGAGGCGGCAGGGGCTTGCGGCGCATGGAGGCGAGTGCGCCGCGGTGGACGTGGTAGCCGGTGACGCGTTCGGCGAGGTCCGGGGCCACCTGGTAGACGGGGGCGGCTGTCTCGTCGATGACGTCCCGCATGACGTCCGTCCACTTGGCCGTCAGGAGCATGGACCGCATCTCGTAACCGGCGGCCACGGCGCGGCGGATGACCTTCTCGCCCTCGGCGATGAACAGGCCCTCGGCGGGCTCGCGCCGACGGCGGAGTTCGACGTCCGTGAGGTCGGTGTAGTCGGTGAGGCGGGGGTCGGCGGAGCCGTCGGGGGACGCCTCGACGGTGACGATCTCAGCCACGGTCGGGACCGCCGCCGTCGCCGTCGTCGGGACCGGCGCCGACCGAGACGACGTCGCCGATGACGATGACGGCCGGGGGGCGCACGTCCCCCGTCCTGGCGGCTTCGGCGGCAGTTTCGAGTGTGGCGTCCACACGTCGCTGCGCCGCGGTCGTGCCTTCCTGGATCAGCGCCACGGGGGTCGACGGCGATTTGCCGTGGGCGACGAGGGTCAGGGCGATGGCGCCGATCTTGTCGACGGCCATCAGCAGGACGAGTGTGCCGCGCAGCCTGGCGAGCGCGGGCCAGTCGACCAGGGAGCGCGGGTCGTCGGGCGCCACATGGCCGCTGACCACGGTGAACTCGTGCGCCACGCCCCGGTGGGTGACGGGGATGCCCGCGGCGCCGGGCACGCTGATGGAGCTGGAGATACCGGGGACGACCGTGCAGGCGATGCCGGCCTCGGCGAGTGCCTGGGCCTCCTCCATGCCGCGGCCGAAGACGAAGGGGTCGCCACCCTTGAGCCGTACGACGGCCTTGCCCGCCTTGGCGTGCTCGATCAGCGCGTCGTTGATCGCCTCCTGGGCCATGGAGCGGCCGTACGGGATCTTCGCGGCGTCGATCACCTCGACGTGTGGCGGGAGTTCGTCGAGGAGGTCACGCGGGCCGAGACGGTCGGCGATGACGACGTCTGCCTCGGCGAGAAGGCGCCTGCCGCGCACGGTGATCAGCTCCGGGTCGCCGGGGCCGCCGCCGACGAGGGCGACCCCGGGGGTCCTGGTGCGGTGCCGGGGAGCGAGGAGGCTGCCGTCGCGCAGGCCCTCCACGATGGCGTCGCGCACGCCGGCGGAGCGTCGCGGATCGCGTCCGGTGAGGACGGCGACGGTCACGCCCTCACTGCGGCCGGTGGCCGGGGTCCAGGCGGTGGCGGCCTCGGCGTTGTCGCTGCGTACGCACCATGTCCTGTTCCGCTCGGCCTCGGCCGACGCGCGGGTGTTGGCGTCGGTGTCGCTGGAGGCGATCAGGACGTACCAGGCGTCGGCCAGGTCGCCGTCGGCGAACGGGCGGCGCTCCCAGCGGAGTTCACCGGCGTCGGCCATGGCTTCGACGGAGGGCGTCGCGGAGGGCGACACGAGCACGATGTCGGCGCCGGTCGCGATGAGGGCCGGCAGCCGGCGCTGGGCGACCTGGCCGCCCCCGATGACGACGACGCGCCGCCCGGCCAGACGGAGTCCGACGGGGTAGGCGGGATGCTCGGCCATGGTGCTGCGGGCTCCTCTGGGGACGGTGCGGGGTGGGGTGTCGGGGTGGTGAAGGGGCTGGTGGGGCGCGGGTTCCAGCTTAGTCGGGGGCGGCGAGGTGACCGTGAGGCGTCACCCGATCGCAGCGGATCCGCTCGGTTCCGGGTAC
Proteins encoded in this window:
- a CDS encoding zf-TFIIB domain-containing protein produces the protein MQCPKCHAAMHTYNRNGVQIEQCSGCRGIFLDYGELESLTRLEAQWGQQAPPPPAAPGGYPAAAPAPAWGAPHGGHHGGHHRQKGFGRMLFSS
- a CDS encoding phosphotransferase, with translation MTTSASAASTTSVVRALTRAARHAAHPDTGPPAAPSPACHACGGEETVLADRSDGVVVRHGAAVAKAHAPGTDPAGHRARLSVAAHPLLAGILLPPLPAATPHIAGRPVTVWPYGTPVDPDRPDDAPWEAAGALLALLHAVPPAALAPLSLPPTRGPLRAAQALSRMRAAGPHTAAADVERAWSGLPAWARDEAPAPVGGSLCHGDLHLGQLVRHPATNGPWLLIDVDDLGLGDAAWDLARPAAWYAAGLLAPDEWQRFLGAYRTAGGPAVPADGDPWPRLDVPARALSVQTAALAVAKAAEQSREPDEVEGAMIETCARIATLPTELAAGPSS
- a CDS encoding serine/threonine-protein kinase; amino-acid sequence: MAMMRLRREDPRVVGSFRLHRRLGQGGMGVVYLGSDRRGQRVALKVIRPDLAEDQEFRSRFAREVSAARRIRGGCTARLVAADLDADRPWFATQYVPGPSLHDKVAEDGPLSAAEVASVGAALSEGLLAVHEAGVVHRDLKPSNILLSPKGPRIIDFGIAWATGASTLTHVGTAVGSPGFLAPEQVRGAAVTPSTDVFALGATLAYAATADSPFGHGSSEVMLYRVVHEEAQLYGVPDALAPLVRACLAKDPEERPSTLQLSMRLKEIAAREAQGLPDGRPPVQRERSRQDVPTGRMPERTARMPQRTERPDRSTQGRTAGGPDSRAQGSRGSAPRTGGGGRPPRPRDSSRTGSRTGGRQGSRPGARTTSGGRGGRRPANPRLLRQRLIVFVVVTLVVALGIAAAQQL
- a CDS encoding RNA methyltransferase codes for the protein MAEIVTVEASPDGSADPRLTDYTDLTDVELRRRREPAEGLFIAEGEKVIRRAVAAGYEMRSMLLTAKWTDVMRDVIDETAAPVYQVAPDLAERVTGYHVHRGALASMRRKPLPPPADLLRKARRAVVFEDMVDHANLGAAFRNAAALGVDAVLLTPRCADPLYRRAVKVSMGAVLQVPWTRLESWPKDAHLLNEAGFVTAALCLDANSITLDELAGRRHDRLALLFGTEGDGLSAGALAAADVRVSIPMDAGVDSLNVAATSAVAFYMTRPRA
- the cobA gene encoding uroporphyrinogen-III C-methyltransferase; the encoded protein is MAEHPAYPVGLRLAGRRVVVIGGGQVAQRRLPALIATGADIVLVSPSATPSVEAMADAGELRWERRPFADGDLADAWYVLIASSDTDANTRASAEAERNRTWCVRSDNAEAATAWTPATGRSEGVTVAVLTGRDPRRSAGVRDAIVEGLRDGSLLAPRHRTRTPGVALVGGGPGDPELITVRGRRLLAEADVVIADRLGPRDLLDELPPHVEVIDAAKIPYGRSMAQEAINDALIEHAKAGKAVVRLKGGDPFVFGRGMEEAQALAEAGIACTVVPGISSSISVPGAAGIPVTHRGVAHEFTVVSGHVAPDDPRSLVDWPALARLRGTLVLLMAVDKIGAIALTLVAHGKSPSTPVALIQEGTTAAQRRVDATLETAAEAARTGDVRPPAVIVIGDVVSVGAGPDDGDGGGPDRG